One stretch of Amycolatopsis sp. NBC_00345 DNA includes these proteins:
- a CDS encoding heparan-alpha-glucosaminide N-acetyltransferase domain-containing protein, which translates to MKTRLAGVDATRGVALLGMMAVHSLYESDAQGHPTWSFAVFGGRAAATFAVLAGVGIAFMTGRRRVRAADGLPTVAALAARALAILAIGLALGYTDASLGAVILPYYAVMFLLAIPVVFLPTWAVAVTGAIVAVGAPVLSHFALARLPQATLLNPTLGYLLQHPLSLLSELSITGEYPALPWMAYLCAGILLGRLTLSRVKVATWLLAGGTALAVAATTVSWLLLNHYGGLTQILATIPQSTLTAPETQEMLALGGDGTVPTVTWWWLAVDAPHTSTTPDLLGTIGAAVALLGLMLLAGHVTAKWPRRIIAVFQKPLAAAGGMTLTLYTAHIMFLNSDYDVYSAGTGYLVQVAAVLLIGLSWRATAGRGPLEALVATLSSWARRWAESGWRLPRLRLRREPAGEGA; encoded by the coding sequence GTGAAGACACGGCTCGCCGGGGTCGACGCCACCCGAGGGGTCGCCCTGCTCGGCATGATGGCGGTGCATTCGCTGTACGAGTCCGACGCCCAGGGTCACCCGACCTGGTCGTTCGCCGTCTTCGGCGGCCGCGCGGCGGCGACGTTCGCGGTACTGGCCGGGGTCGGCATCGCGTTCATGACCGGCCGCCGCCGGGTGCGCGCCGCCGACGGGCTGCCGACCGTCGCCGCGCTGGCCGCCCGCGCGCTGGCGATCCTCGCGATCGGGCTCGCGCTGGGCTACACCGACGCCTCGCTGGGCGCGGTGATCCTGCCGTACTACGCGGTGATGTTCCTGCTGGCGATCCCGGTGGTGTTCCTGCCGACCTGGGCGGTCGCGGTGACCGGCGCCATCGTCGCCGTCGGGGCGCCGGTGCTCAGCCACTTCGCGCTCGCGCGGCTGCCGCAGGCCACGCTGCTGAACCCGACGCTCGGCTATCTGCTGCAGCATCCGCTGAGCCTGCTTTCCGAACTGTCCATCACCGGCGAATACCCCGCGCTGCCGTGGATGGCCTACCTGTGCGCCGGCATCCTCCTCGGCCGGCTGACGCTCTCCCGGGTCAAGGTGGCGACCTGGCTGCTGGCCGGCGGGACCGCGCTCGCGGTCGCCGCGACCACCGTGTCCTGGTTGCTGCTCAACCATTACGGCGGGCTCACGCAGATCCTGGCGACCATCCCGCAGAGCACCCTGACCGCGCCGGAGACGCAGGAGATGCTGGCCCTCGGCGGCGACGGGACCGTCCCCACGGTCACCTGGTGGTGGCTGGCCGTCGACGCGCCGCACACCAGCACCACTCCGGACCTGCTGGGCACCATCGGCGCCGCCGTCGCGCTGCTCGGGCTGATGCTGCTGGCCGGGCACGTCACCGCGAAGTGGCCGCGGCGGATCATCGCCGTCTTCCAGAAACCCCTTGCCGCGGCGGGCGGTATGACGCTCACGCTCTACACCGCGCACATCATGTTCCTCAACTCCGACTACGACGTCTACAGCGCGGGCACCGGGTACCTGGTGCAGGTCGCCGCGGTGCTGCTGATCGGGCTGAGCTGGCGGGCCACCGCCGGCCGCGGGCCGCTCGAAGCGCTGGTCGCCACCCTGTCGTCGTGGGCGCGGCGGTGGGCCGAGAGCGGGTGGCGGCTGCCGCGGCTTCGGCTGCGGCGGGAACCGGCCGGGGAAGGAGCCTGA
- a CDS encoding BPL-N domain-containing protein — protein sequence MDRRRFLLGAGILTGAAGLTAIGIAVFEPDSRPLALVYRGPASTEGCPEAVAALLGSQYHVAYTGPDEEYPLTAQSLAKATLYAQPGGGSLGPAWRKMRDHADDIRAYVRGGGNYLGFCLGGYLAGASPGFALLPGDTDQYVGSQGAHLRSTSDTVLTVTWRGVRQELYFQDGPVFTLNTGAPATILATYPTGAIAAAVTPYGKGKVGVVGPHPEADQTWFHDAHLDSTNALHPELGHDLITTTVAR from the coding sequence ATGGACCGGAGGCGGTTCCTCCTCGGCGCCGGGATCCTGACCGGCGCGGCCGGCCTGACCGCGATCGGGATCGCGGTGTTCGAGCCCGATTCGCGGCCGCTCGCGCTGGTCTACCGAGGCCCGGCGTCGACGGAAGGCTGCCCCGAAGCGGTCGCCGCCCTGCTCGGCTCCCAGTACCACGTCGCCTACACCGGTCCCGACGAGGAATACCCGCTCACCGCGCAATCCCTGGCGAAAGCCACCCTCTACGCGCAACCGGGCGGAGGCAGCCTCGGCCCCGCGTGGCGGAAAATGCGCGACCACGCCGACGACATCCGCGCGTACGTCCGAGGCGGCGGAAACTACCTCGGGTTCTGCCTAGGCGGATACCTCGCCGGCGCGTCCCCCGGCTTCGCCCTCCTGCCCGGCGACACCGACCAGTACGTCGGCTCGCAAGGCGCGCACCTGCGCTCGACCAGCGACACCGTCCTGACGGTGACCTGGCGCGGCGTCCGGCAGGAGCTGTACTTCCAGGACGGCCCGGTGTTCACCCTGAACACCGGCGCCCCGGCCACCATCCTCGCGACCTACCCGACCGGCGCCATCGCCGCCGCAGTCACCCCCTACGGCAAAGGCAAAGTCGGCGTCGTCGGCCCCCACCCGGAAGCCGACCAGACCTGGTTCCACGACGCCCACCTCGACAGCACCAACGCCCTGCACCCGGAACTGGGCCACGACCTCATCACCACCACGGTCGCCCGCTGA
- a CDS encoding DUF2975 domain-containing protein: MGKLTVHALRAVLVLVLAGTVFVQAMMVLAMITKTEDGSLPLTPLRVIAILGMVSAQFALVCVWRLVTMVRRGTVFSPVAFRYVDIIIGAIVAAALLWFAVTIINAPGQRDDPGVSLIMGGIGVAMLGVALIVLVLRMLLAQAVARDGEATKMQAELDEVI; the protein is encoded by the coding sequence ATGGGAAAGCTGACAGTGCACGCGCTGCGGGCCGTGCTCGTGCTGGTGCTCGCCGGCACCGTGTTCGTGCAGGCGATGATGGTGCTGGCGATGATCACCAAAACGGAGGACGGGTCGCTCCCGCTGACCCCGCTGCGCGTGATCGCGATCCTGGGCATGGTGTCGGCGCAGTTCGCCCTGGTCTGCGTGTGGCGGCTGGTGACGATGGTGCGACGCGGCACCGTGTTCTCGCCCGTCGCCTTCCGGTATGTGGACATCATCATCGGCGCGATCGTGGCCGCCGCCCTCCTGTGGTTCGCGGTCACGATCATCAACGCGCCGGGCCAGCGCGACGACCCGGGCGTCTCCCTCATCATGGGCGGCATCGGCGTGGCCATGCTGGGGGTCGCGCTCATCGTGCTGGTGCTGCGGATGCTGCTCGCCCAGGCCGTCGCGCGCGACGGCGAAGCGACCAAGATGCAGGCCGAGCTGGACGAGGTCATCTGA
- a CDS encoding helix-turn-helix domain-containing protein produces MPITVDIDVMLAKRKMSVGELADRVGITPANLAVLKNGRAKAVRFTTLAALCEVLECQPGDLLRWETENGAGG; encoded by the coding sequence ATGCCGATCACCGTCGACATCGACGTGATGCTGGCCAAGCGGAAGATGTCCGTGGGCGAGCTCGCGGACCGCGTGGGGATCACGCCCGCCAACCTGGCGGTACTCAAGAACGGCCGCGCCAAGGCAGTGCGTTTCACAACCCTCGCCGCCCTCTGCGAAGTACTCGAATGCCAGCCGGGCGACCTGCTCCGCTGGGAGACCGAGAACGGCGCAGGCGGATGA
- a CDS encoding glycosyl hydrolase family 32: MEVNRRTALAGCLALGVTLGLAGTGSAAEADLTVGTFAKIYDPSVGESGPWYLNDHTFIRDLDGTWHVFGITHAEPADPDNEISFAHATAPDLHGPWTKQPFALTVDPAYGETHLWAPHVIRVGATYHMFYCGGGAESAVSAINLATSKDLFHWTRDPGGTLFHDGYDARDPYVIRIDGRWVLFYTGNTEPSGGNHVVLYRTSHDLRHWSDRDIAYVSPESGTWGGPTESPFVLRHGRYWYLFTGPRLGYAGTDVHRSDSPFHFDNADLVTHFPAHAAEVVRDHTGWYASHAGWGQGGLYLAPITWARPGGPADTPAGDDVGT; encoded by the coding sequence ATGGAAGTCAACAGACGCACGGCTTTGGCGGGTTGCCTGGCTCTGGGTGTCACGCTCGGCCTAGCCGGAACCGGCTCCGCGGCGGAGGCGGACTTGACGGTGGGGACGTTCGCGAAGATCTACGATCCGAGCGTCGGGGAAAGCGGGCCGTGGTACCTCAACGACCACACGTTCATCCGGGATCTCGACGGCACCTGGCATGTTTTCGGCATCACGCACGCCGAGCCGGCCGATCCGGACAACGAAATCAGCTTCGCGCACGCCACCGCGCCGGACCTGCACGGGCCGTGGACGAAGCAGCCGTTCGCGCTCACCGTGGACCCGGCCTACGGGGAAACCCATCTGTGGGCCCCGCACGTGATCCGCGTCGGGGCGACGTACCACATGTTCTACTGCGGTGGCGGGGCCGAAAGCGCCGTGTCCGCGATCAACCTGGCGACTTCGAAGGACCTGTTCCACTGGACGCGGGACCCGGGCGGCACCCTTTTCCACGACGGCTACGACGCGCGGGATCCTTATGTCATCCGGATCGACGGGCGCTGGGTGCTGTTCTACACCGGCAACACCGAGCCGTCCGGCGGGAACCACGTGGTGCTCTACCGCACGAGCCACGATCTCCGGCACTGGAGCGACCGCGACATCGCCTACGTCTCGCCGGAGTCGGGAACCTGGGGCGGCCCCACCGAATCCCCGTTCGTGCTGCGGCACGGCCGGTACTGGTACCTGTTCACCGGACCCCGCCTGGGCTACGCGGGCACCGACGTCCACCGCAGCGACAGCCCGTTCCACTTCGACAACGCCGACCTGGTGACGCATTTCCCGGCACACGCGGCGGAAGTCGTGCGGGACCACACCGGCTGGTACGCCTCGCACGCCGGCTGGGGCCAGGGCGGCCTGTACCTGGCGCCGATCACCTGGGCCCGCCCGGGCGGGCCCGCGGACACCCCGGCGGGCGACGACGTGGGGACCTGA
- a CDS encoding glycoside hydrolase family 172 protein — protein MASALVVMGFVAAPADAQADRPPGAASVGPVGWDVYRSLDAMAALRPGSQTKQFSSFDRTGGNDDGFNGTYSCLRTTAEGCVIAEKSGAGEIESMWFTRDEGSMVNNGRLKVELDGRTVLNSSLQDIVDGRLGAPFVWPLVGDGDDTSGGSVIKVPMPYQHSMRVTVQHNPLFYHVTYREFPDSAGVPTFDPRDRALDVVDRLRGFGIRDPKPAAPRAKTTSVTADVPDGSTGRFAALRGAGTISQLRVTLPQLVSEPRVRDDGRAFGAGGHSSFRVAIDPGNTGVRLTRRPDPVIGHQVADVTVDGKPAGRWTTGAPLPRGTWADQVLDLPASLTAGHSELRITNTFVSSDADVNEFRYDVHSRVDGQWRRTDVLDLGPDHPGEEKAHDYQLVLQTWNGYQVYRYQRDPAQLAASQAVLSGARLRITFDGKTTVDSPLGEFFGSGLGRFDSRTMLSSIDATDGGALTAWWPMPYRRSAVVELVNASGEPITGARVEVTSAPTPEVDAGLRPGGDLGYFTATSHKGLTRNGADWTILGAAGRGVFYGETQTMTGRIPTGNQRAYLEGDERVYVDGSASPLWHGTGTEDFFESGWYFRDGTNFAMPLTGNPAYKVASDGCQYDCTGAVRLMAGDAVPFSSALTFGIEHGPADDAPAEYSTTAYWYGQPDAGMRQTDLIDVGDEASRAAHGYTAEGETRDTLTSTFEGTQVAGPVSRTVAAATGAAHFALALDPRNAGARLLRIGDQDDGYQQAAVFIDGVQVGTWTQPLKNTTHRWLEDTFALPASVTSGQSAIDVRIVPVDGAPAWSAAQYRLDALTPTRG, from the coding sequence ATGGCGTCCGCACTGGTGGTGATGGGATTCGTGGCCGCGCCCGCCGATGCCCAGGCGGACCGGCCACCAGGAGCCGCCTCGGTGGGGCCGGTGGGCTGGGACGTCTACCGCTCGCTCGACGCGATGGCGGCGTTGCGGCCGGGGTCGCAGACCAAGCAGTTCTCCAGCTTCGACCGCACCGGCGGCAACGACGACGGCTTCAACGGGACGTACAGCTGCCTGCGCACCACTGCCGAGGGCTGCGTGATCGCCGAGAAGAGCGGGGCCGGCGAGATCGAGAGCATGTGGTTCACCCGCGACGAGGGCAGCATGGTCAACAACGGCAGGCTGAAGGTCGAACTCGACGGCCGCACCGTGCTGAACAGCTCGCTTCAGGACATTGTGGACGGACGGCTCGGCGCGCCGTTCGTGTGGCCGCTGGTCGGCGACGGCGACGACACCTCCGGCGGCTCGGTGATCAAGGTGCCGATGCCGTACCAGCATTCGATGCGGGTGACCGTCCAGCACAACCCGCTCTTCTACCACGTCACCTACCGCGAGTTCCCCGACTCGGCCGGGGTGCCGACCTTCGACCCGCGGGACCGCGCGCTCGACGTGGTGGATCGCCTGCGCGGCTTCGGCATCCGGGATCCCAAACCGGCCGCGCCGCGGGCGAAGACGACCTCGGTCACCGCGGACGTGCCGGACGGCTCGACCGGGCGGTTCGCCGCGCTCCGCGGGGCGGGCACGATCAGCCAGCTGCGCGTCACCCTGCCCCAGCTCGTGTCCGAACCCCGGGTCCGGGACGACGGCCGGGCGTTCGGCGCGGGCGGGCACAGCTCGTTCCGCGTCGCGATCGATCCGGGCAACACCGGTGTCCGGCTCACCCGGCGGCCGGATCCCGTGATCGGGCACCAGGTCGCCGACGTCACCGTGGACGGCAAGCCGGCCGGCCGGTGGACGACCGGCGCCCCGCTGCCGCGCGGCACCTGGGCCGACCAGGTGCTCGACCTGCCGGCCAGCCTCACCGCCGGCCATTCCGAACTGCGGATCACCAACACGTTCGTCTCCTCCGACGCCGACGTCAACGAGTTCCGCTACGACGTGCACTCCCGGGTCGACGGCCAATGGCGGCGCACCGACGTGCTCGACCTCGGCCCCGATCACCCCGGTGAGGAGAAGGCGCACGACTACCAGCTGGTCCTGCAGACCTGGAACGGCTACCAGGTCTACCGGTACCAGCGCGATCCGGCGCAGCTCGCCGCGTCCCAGGCGGTGCTGAGCGGGGCCCGGCTCCGGATCACCTTCGACGGGAAGACCACAGTGGACTCCCCGCTCGGTGAGTTCTTCGGCTCGGGACTCGGGCGTTTCGACAGCCGCACGATGCTGTCCTCGATCGACGCCACGGACGGCGGCGCGCTCACCGCGTGGTGGCCGATGCCGTACCGCCGGAGCGCTGTCGTCGAACTGGTGAACGCGAGTGGCGAGCCGATCACCGGCGCCCGCGTGGAGGTCACCTCGGCTCCGACACCAGAGGTCGACGCCGGGCTGCGGCCCGGTGGCGACCTGGGCTACTTCACCGCGACCAGCCACAAAGGACTGACGCGGAACGGCGCCGACTGGACCATCCTCGGGGCCGCCGGACGCGGCGTGTTCTACGGCGAGACGCAGACCATGACCGGGCGTATCCCGACCGGGAACCAGCGGGCTTATCTCGAAGGTGACGAGCGCGTCTACGTCGACGGGTCCGCCAGCCCGTTATGGCACGGCACCGGGACGGAGGACTTCTTCGAGTCCGGCTGGTATTTCCGGGACGGCACGAACTTCGCGATGCCGCTCACCGGGAACCCCGCGTACAAAGTGGCCAGTGACGGCTGCCAGTACGACTGCACCGGCGCCGTCCGCCTGATGGCCGGCGACGCGGTGCCGTTCTCCTCGGCGCTGACGTTCGGCATCGAACACGGCCCCGCCGACGACGCGCCCGCCGAGTACAGCACCACCGCGTATTGGTACGGGCAACCCGACGCGGGTATGCGGCAGACCGATCTGATCGACGTCGGCGACGAGGCCAGCCGGGCCGCGCACGGCTACACCGCCGAAGGCGAGACACGAGACACCCTGACTTCGACCTTCGAAGGGACCCAGGTCGCAGGACCGGTGAGCAGGACGGTCGCCGCCGCGACCGGCGCGGCGCACTTCGCCCTGGCGCTGGATCCCCGCAACGCGGGCGCCCGGCTGCTGCGGATCGGCGACCAGGACGACGGTTACCAGCAGGCCGCGGTGTTCATCGACGGCGTCCAGGTCGGCACCTGGACACAGCCACTGAAGAACACCACCCACCGCTGGCTCGAGGACACCTTCGCGCTGCCCGCGAGTGTCACCAGTGGACAGTCCGCGATCGACGTGCGGATCGTGCCCGTGGACGGCGCACCGGCCTGGTCGGCCGCGCAGTACCGGCTGGATGCGCTGACCCCGACGAGAGGCTGA
- a CDS encoding AraC family transcriptional regulator, whose product MQENRQPVPHPRKWGQATPHGAGWLPHGYHLDTHSHAQGQLVYAAAGAMVTTTLHGTWVAPANRVTWTPPGFEHSHRFYGRTDARIVAVPAGECHGLAPQPSVFAVSALVREALLALTNPSGRSADAERRLRAVVIDELVETPEQSLHLPEPHDDRLRAATELLRADPGRTITLAELGRAAGASERTLSRLFHTDLGMSFHRWRTILRIHQAVFHLTGGQSVTDTAIACGWSNPSTFIEAFTAVVGQTPGRYQAELNVRGE is encoded by the coding sequence ATGCAGGAAAACCGCCAGCCTGTCCCCCATCCCCGGAAATGGGGGCAGGCGACGCCGCACGGCGCCGGCTGGCTCCCGCACGGCTATCACCTCGACACCCACTCCCACGCCCAAGGCCAGCTGGTCTACGCGGCCGCCGGCGCCATGGTCACCACGACCTTGCACGGGACCTGGGTGGCCCCCGCCAACCGGGTCACCTGGACTCCCCCGGGCTTCGAGCATTCCCACCGCTTCTACGGCAGAACCGACGCCCGCATCGTCGCCGTCCCCGCCGGCGAGTGTCACGGACTCGCGCCACAGCCCAGCGTTTTCGCGGTCAGCGCGCTGGTGCGCGAGGCGCTGCTGGCCCTCACGAACCCGAGCGGCCGGTCCGCCGACGCCGAACGGCGGCTGCGCGCCGTGGTGATCGACGAGCTCGTCGAGACCCCCGAACAGTCCCTGCACCTGCCCGAGCCGCACGACGACCGGCTGCGCGCCGCCACGGAACTGCTGCGCGCCGATCCCGGCCGGACCATCACGCTGGCCGAGCTGGGGCGGGCCGCGGGGGCGAGCGAACGCACCTTGAGCCGGCTGTTCCACACCGACCTCGGCATGAGCTTTCACCGCTGGCGCACGATCCTCCGGATCCACCAGGCCGTGTTCCACCTGACCGGCGGCCAGTCGGTCACCGATACCGCGATCGCGTGCGGGTGGTCCAACCCGTCCACCTTCATCGAGGCGTTCACCGCCGTCGTCGGCCAGACGCCGGGCCGGTACCAAGCCGAGCTGAACGTTCGCGGCGAATAG
- a CDS encoding 4-hydroxybenzoate 3-monooxygenase, giving the protein MTQQNETASVVIVGGGVAGLTLGTFLLRSGIHCTILEKHSREHVENRQRAGSLDASGVRTLRQWGIEEVVEEISTGDSADPGMPLLVDGQKRLWKMDGHGEDEADSAFCPQQVLVRNLIKLFLRDGGDLRFESEDISLEGVETDSPTVRYRAPDGSAKVISCDFIAGSDGYHGVSRTVIPEDVLKCDTHEFGYAWLTILAEVPADPLAVMAVHSRGFAAQITRGPNASRLYLQCPLTDSVGQWPDERIWAELETRFGAPPAVRGPIVSKQVVPLRGVVFSPMSHGRLYLVGDAAHLISPMSAEGMSLALHDAEALARAVVKHVDEGDSSLLKSYSDTCLDYIWERQAAAVWMTDTMHDSGDASYRGEFLRKVARANLETLTQQRTAAQS; this is encoded by the coding sequence ATGACCCAGCAGAACGAAACCGCCAGCGTGGTCATCGTGGGCGGCGGAGTCGCCGGTCTCACGCTCGGCACGTTCCTCCTGCGCAGCGGAATCCACTGCACGATTCTGGAGAAACACAGCCGCGAACACGTCGAAAACCGGCAGCGGGCGGGCTCTCTCGATGCCAGTGGCGTGCGCACGCTCCGGCAGTGGGGAATCGAAGAGGTCGTGGAGGAAATCAGCACCGGCGATTCCGCCGATCCGGGGATGCCGCTTCTGGTCGACGGGCAGAAGCGGCTGTGGAAGATGGACGGGCACGGGGAGGACGAGGCGGACTCGGCCTTCTGCCCGCAGCAGGTCCTCGTCCGCAACCTCATCAAGCTGTTCCTCCGCGACGGCGGCGACCTCCGGTTCGAGTCCGAGGACATTTCCCTGGAGGGCGTCGAAACGGACTCTCCCACGGTGCGATACCGGGCTCCCGACGGCTCGGCGAAAGTGATCAGCTGCGATTTCATCGCCGGCAGCGACGGCTATCACGGCGTCAGCCGGACGGTGATCCCCGAAGACGTCCTCAAGTGCGACACGCACGAGTTCGGTTACGCCTGGCTGACCATTCTCGCGGAGGTGCCGGCGGATCCCCTCGCGGTGATGGCGGTGCACTCCCGCGGTTTCGCGGCGCAGATCACCCGCGGCCCCAACGCCAGCCGGCTCTACCTGCAGTGCCCGCTCACCGATTCGGTCGGCCAGTGGCCGGACGAGCGCATCTGGGCCGAGCTGGAGACCCGGTTCGGCGCCCCGCCCGCGGTCCGGGGACCGATCGTGAGCAAGCAGGTCGTGCCGCTTCGCGGGGTGGTGTTCAGCCCCATGAGCCACGGCCGGCTGTACCTCGTCGGGGACGCCGCCCACCTCATTTCGCCGATGAGCGCCGAGGGGATGAGCCTGGCCCTGCACGACGCCGAGGCGCTCGCCCGCGCGGTCGTCAAGCACGTCGACGAAGGTGATTCGAGCCTGCTCAAGAGCTACTCCGACACCTGCCTGGACTACATCTGGGAGCGTCAGGCCGCCGCGGTCTGGATGACCGACACGATGCACGACTCCGGTGACGCCTCCTACCGGGGCGAGTTCCTCAGGAAGGTCGCCCGGGCGAACCTGGAAACCCTGACACAGCAACGCACCGCCGCGCAGAGCTGA
- a CDS encoding SDR family NAD(P)-dependent oxidoreductase — MDSRPIVVITGATSGLGRLVALDLARHGAHLGIVARSPHKVDALRHEIEEAAPGTPVDAFSADLTSLRDVRRAGQEIDAHYDSIDVLVNNAGLHAFSQRVTAEGFAEMTAVNYLAPWVLTETLRGKLVASAPARVVTVASEAARQAGHLDPARDVTRTAEYTRRESMVHYGRSKLMDIMFSQELGRRLAGTGVTANCCDPGFNVSGLGRELPFAGALERILKTLRIGDPRRGAGIITRLATDPAFAETTSGYFSVKDAKPLLCPEPGRSEKIQAELWEATAAVLEGVLSADA; from the coding sequence ATGGACAGCCGACCGATCGTCGTCATCACCGGGGCCACCAGTGGCCTGGGCCGGCTGGTCGCTCTCGATCTGGCCCGCCACGGCGCCCACCTCGGGATCGTCGCCCGGAGCCCGCACAAGGTGGACGCGTTGCGCCACGAGATCGAGGAGGCCGCCCCCGGTACGCCCGTCGACGCGTTCAGCGCGGACTTGACCTCCCTGCGCGACGTCCGCCGGGCCGGGCAGGAGATCGACGCCCACTACGACAGCATCGACGTACTGGTCAACAACGCCGGACTGCACGCGTTCTCCCAGCGCGTGACCGCCGAAGGGTTCGCCGAGATGACCGCAGTGAACTATCTCGCCCCGTGGGTGCTCACCGAGACCCTGCGCGGCAAACTGGTGGCTTCGGCCCCGGCGCGGGTCGTCACGGTCGCCTCCGAGGCCGCCCGGCAGGCCGGCCACCTCGACCCGGCCCGCGACGTGACGCGCACCGCCGAATACACGAGGCGGGAATCCATGGTCCACTATGGCCGGTCGAAACTGATGGACATCATGTTCAGCCAGGAACTCGGCCGGCGCCTGGCCGGCACGGGGGTCACGGCGAACTGCTGCGATCCCGGTTTCAACGTCAGCGGCCTCGGCCGTGAGCTGCCCTTCGCCGGAGCACTCGAGCGAATCCTGAAGACCTTGCGGATCGGGGATCCCCGCCGCGGCGCCGGGATCATCACGCGACTCGCGACCGATCCCGCCTTCGCCGAAACCACCAGTGGCTATTTCTCCGTCAAGGACGCGAAACCCCTCCTGTGCCCGGAACCCGGACGGAGCGAGAAAATCCAGGCCGAACTGTGGGAGGCCACCGCCGCCGTGCTCGAAGGAGTTCTCTCCGCCGACGCGTGA
- a CDS encoding MarR family winged helix-turn-helix transcriptional regulator yields MADGPQPDQVGLRFLSQAYRVRKVLDEHMVASGLSLARTKVLQVLDRTGSIRQASLAGELGFAQRTVTQTVESLERDKLVERRSDPSDGRAKLVALTEAGATALAASTRAGDQLLQRIFGSLDPEQLAGLAELLDAIDLATGAG; encoded by the coding sequence ATGGCCGACGGCCCCCAGCCGGATCAGGTGGGTTTGCGCTTCCTGTCGCAGGCGTACCGGGTGCGGAAGGTGCTCGATGAGCACATGGTCGCCAGCGGGCTGTCGCTGGCTCGGACGAAGGTGCTGCAGGTGCTCGACCGGACGGGCTCGATCCGGCAGGCCTCGCTGGCCGGGGAGCTGGGGTTCGCCCAGCGCACGGTCACTCAAACAGTGGAAAGCCTCGAGCGGGACAAGCTGGTCGAACGCCGGTCCGATCCCAGCGACGGCCGGGCCAAACTCGTCGCGCTCACCGAGGCGGGCGCCACGGCGCTGGCCGCGAGTACCCGTGCGGGAGACCAGCTGCTCCAGCGGATCTTCGGCAGCCTCGACCCGGAACAGCTGGCCGGTCTGGCCGAACTGCTCGACGCCATCGACCTCGCCACCGGCGCCGGCTGA
- a CDS encoding SDR family oxidoreductase translates to MCAIVDSGAWNGMGEKKAAFLDGVAAKNPARRFGATEDIVEAALFVLTNRFTTGTVLHVDGGGRFA, encoded by the coding sequence GTGTGCGCAATCGTCGACTCCGGCGCGTGGAACGGCATGGGCGAGAAGAAGGCCGCGTTCCTCGACGGTGTCGCGGCCAAGAACCCGGCCCGGCGTTTCGGCGCCACCGAGGACATCGTCGAGGCCGCGCTGTTCGTGCTGACCAACCGCTTCACGACCGGGACGGTGCTCCACGTCGACGGCGGCGGTCGCTTCGCCTGA